One region of Trichosurus vulpecula isolate mTriVul1 chromosome 1, mTriVul1.pri, whole genome shotgun sequence genomic DNA includes:
- the SKOR2 gene encoding SKI family transcriptional corepressor 2, translated as MTMALFWQMGYTGMKLYKQDQGESIRGPMVEEMATSPLPGPNDILLASPSSAYQPDPLSQPRPGHASMKPNQVGQVILYGIPIVSLVIDGQERLCLAQISNTLLKNFSYNEIHNRRVALGITCVQCTPVQLEILRRAGAMPISSRRCGMITKREAERLCKSFLGENRPPKLPDNFAFDVSHECAWGCRGSFIPARYNSSRAKCIKCSYCNMYFSPNKFIFHSHRTPEAKYTQPDAANFNSWRRHLKLTDKSPQDELVFAWEDVKAMFNGGSRKRALPQPGSHPACHPLSSVKAAAAAAAAAAAVAGGGGLLGPHLLGAPPPPPPPPPLAELAGGPHSHHKRPRFDDDEDSLQEAAVVAAASLSAAAASLSAAAAAGSAGVGVAGGGGGGAGGGGVGGVGAGGAGGPGGGSKGPRSYPVIPVPSKGSFGGVLQKFPGCGGLFPHPYTFPAAAAFGLCHKKEDGAAGAEALGGGGGGAGGGAAGAQKAGLSGLFWPAGRKDAFYPPFCMFWPPRTPGGLPVPTYLQPPPQPPTALSCALGDSPALLRQAFLDLAEPGGGGGGGGGGGTGGGGGSNGGSSAEAPPAPGQPQPPTAANGASSGQPPQPSGGAGTRDALFESPSGSGDCSAGSTPPAEGAGGAGGGGGTGGSRVPAPHHPHLLEGPGGRKAGGGAGSGSSGGYHHSSAFRPVGGKDDSESLAKLHGASAGAGGQHHPHPPHHHHHHHHHPHHHHHHHHHHHHPQPPSPLLLLQQPEEPGPERHHPAPPPPPPPPPPPPPPPPPPPPQPHHRLLSPGDTSCSYPSEDSSEDEDDEEEEQEVDVEGHKPPEGEEEDEEEEGRDPEEDDEEEEGGGVMLGDPLVGGSRYLQGRGLSEKGGSRDRPAGSFPLVLNTSRLQQEEEKLGDHGNPDLLPPPPPLPPPLATQKGGNGSSSSSGGSSPSSPVHHPSLEEQPSYKDNQKTKEGNPVILPAKEDTFSDKTKEHNFFITDSEPSGGDFWRERSGEHTQETNSPHSLKKDVENMGKEELQKVLFEQIDLRRRLEQEFQVLKGNASFPVLNNFQDQMKRELAYREEMVQQLQIIPYAASLIRKEKLGTHLSKS; from the exons ATGACAATGGCACTTTTTTGGCAAATGGGATATACAGGAATGAAGC TCTACAAGCAAGACCAAGGGGAGTCCATTCGAGGGCCTATGGTTGAAGAGATGGCCACAAGTCCACTTCCAGGACCCAATGACATCCTGCTGGCTTCTCCATCCAGTGCCTACCAGCCTGATCCCCTGAGCCAGCCTCGGCCAGGCCACGCCAGCATGAAGCCCAACCAGGTGGGCCAAGTAATTCTCTACGGGATCCCCATAGTGTCATTGGTGATTGACGGGCAGGAGAGGCTTTGCTTGGCCCAGATCTCCAACACTCTACTGAAGAACTTCAGCTATAACGAGATCCATAACCGGCGGGTAGCCCTGGGCATCACTTGTGTGCAATGCACTCCGGTGCAATTGGAAATTCTGCGCCGGGCAGGAGCCATGCCCATCTCCTCTCGCCGATGCGGTATGATCACCAAAAGGGAAGCAGAGCGCCTCTGCAAGTCTTTCCTGGGGGAAAATCGGCCGCCTAAGCTGCCAGATAACTTTGCCTTCGACGTATCCCATGAGTGCGCCTGGGGCTGCCGGGGCAGCTTCATCCCGGCGCGTTACAACAGCTCTCGGGCCAAGTGCATCAAGTGCAGTTATTGCAACATGTACTTCTCGCCCAACAAGTTCATCTTCCACTCGCATCGAACGCCAGAAGCCAAGTACACGCAGCCCGACGCAGCCAACTTCAACTCCTGGAGACGCCACCTCAAGCTCACAGATAAGAGTCCTCAGGACGAGCTGGTCTTCGCCTGGGAGGATGTCAAGGCCATGTTCAATGGAGGCAGCCGCAAGAGGGCCCTGCCCCAGCCGGGATCACACCCCGCCTGCCACCCTCTCAGCTCGGTCAAGGCTGCGGCAGccgcggcagcggcggcggcggctgtgGCTGGGGGCGGAGGGCTGCTGGGGCCACACCTGCTCGGGGCAccgcccccgccgccgccgccgcctcccctGGCAGAGCTGGCTGGAGGCCCGCACTCGCACCACAAGCGGCCCCGCTTCGACGACGATGAGGACTCCCTGCAGGAGGCTGCAGTGGTGGCCGCGGCCAGCCTCTCGGCCGCTGCCGCTAGCCTGTCGGCCGCTGCCGCTGCAGGCAGTGCTGGGGTCGGCGTggccggaggaggaggaggcggagcgGGTGGCGGTGGAGTAGGGGGCGTTGGGGCTGGTGGAGCCGGGGGACCCGGGGGAGGCAGCAAAGGCCCCCGCAGCTATCCTGTCATTCCCGTGCCCAGTAAAGGCTCCTTCGGGGGAGTCCTGCAAAAGTTTCCTGGCTGCGGGGGCCTCTTCCCACACCCGTACACCTTCCCCGCCGCTGCCGCCTTCGGCCTGTGTCACAAGAAGGAAGACGGGGCCGCCGGGGCTGAGGCCCTGGGTGGAGGCGGAGGAGGGGCAGGCGGAGGTGCCGCTGGGGCCCAGAAAGCAGGGCTATCGGGGCTTTTCTGGCCCGCGGGTCGCAAAGATGCCTTCTACCCGCCCTTCTGCATGTTCTGGCCACCTCGGACCCCAGGCGGGCTCCCTGTGCCCACCTATTTAcagccccctccccagcccccgaCCGCTCTCAGCTGCGCCCTGGGTGACAGTCCGGCCTTGCTGCGCCAAGCCTTCCTGGACTTGGCCGAACCAGGCGGTGgcggagggggaggagggggaggaggaacgggaggaggaggtggtagcAACGGAGGCTCGAGCGCAGAAGCCCCTCCAGCTCCAGGGCAGCCACAGCCACCCACGGCTGCTAACGGCGCAAGCTCCGGGCAGCCGCCTCAGCCGTCGGGGGGAGCCGGCACGCGCGACGCTCTCTTCGAGTCGCCCTCGGGCAGTGGAGACTGCAGCGCCGGCTCCACGCCTCCGGCTGAAGGAGCCGGAGGAGCAGGCGGGGGCGGAGGAACTGGGGGCAGCCGAGTGCCAGCGCCTCACCATCCCCATCTTCTTGAAGGCCCAGGAGGACGTAAGGCTGGAGGAGGAGCGggcagcggcagcagcggcgGGTACCACCACTCCAGCGCCTTCCGACCAGTTGGGGGCAAGGACGACTCCGAGAGCTTGGCCAAGCTTCATGGGGCCTCGGCTGGCGCGGGCGGGCAGCATCATCCTCACCCgcctcaccatcaccaccaccatcaccaccacccgcatcaccaccaccaccaccaccaccaccatcaccacccgcAGCCGCCCTCACCGTTGCTGCTCTTGCAGCAGCCCGAAGAGCCGGGACCGGAGCGCCACCATCCGGCCCCGCCGCCTCCACCTCCGCCCCCAccaccccctcctccacctcccccaccGCCCCCACCTCAGCCCCACCACCGTCTCCTATCCCCCGGGGACACCAGCTGCAGCTACCCCAGTGAGGACAGCAGCGAGGACGAggatgatgaagaagaggagcaggaggTGGATGTGGAGGGCCACAAGCCCCccgaaggggaggaggaagacgaAGAAGAGGAAGGCCGGGACCCCGAGGAGGACgacgaggaggaagagggaggaggggtgaTGCTTGGGGACCCTTTAGTCGGAGGCAGCCGTTACCTCCAAGGCCGAGGGCTATCAGAGAAGGGAGGCAGCCGAGACCGGCCAGCTGGCTCCTTCCCCCTAGTCCTTAACACCTCCAGGCtacagcaggaggaggagaaactaGGAGACCACGGCAATCCAGAcctacttcctcctcctcctcctcttcctcctccccttgctACTCAGAAAGGAGGGAacggcagcagtagcagcagtggaGGCAGCAGCCCCAGCAGCCCAGTCCACCATCCATCACTGGAGGAGCAGCCCTCCTACAAAGAT aatcaGAAAACTAAGGAAGGTAACCCAGTAATTTTGCCTGCAAAAGAAGACACCTTTTCAG ATAAGACCAAGGAACATAATTTTTTCATCACAGATTCAGAGCCTTCAGGAGGAGATTTCTGGAGAGAAAGATCAG